The DNA window CCGCTACATGGATGATCTTGTCAGTTTCCTTTATCTTGTCTCGCTTGTATATAAATCCATGGTCTGAAGTAACGATAAAGTGCAGGGTGTTGGCATTGGTTGAGATACGCTTGATCATGGTAAAGACTTCATCAACGGCTTCGTAGCATGCAGTGAACACCTCATTCTCCGTATTCAGTTTATCCCCACGGGCATCAATCTGGTTGTGATAGACATAGACTATGTCCATCCCCGTAAAGACTTCCCGCAGTTCCATCTTCTTCATCAGTTTCAGATCATCAAATTGGATACATCTGCTATTAGGTGTATAGGAATTGAGTATTACCTCTCTCTGCTTGAGAGAATCACATGGCATCCCATCAACCAGGACTTTGTTCTCCCGAGTCAACTCCAGGCTCTTGTGTGGCAACAGAGCACCCATGCCAAGTCGCGTATTGGAAGGGAGAACGCTCATCATTGATTCCAGCTTTGGTGTGCATTTCTCGTCATCTTCAAGTTTGGCAAATAATGACTGCCCAACTTCATAACGCATCGCATCAGAGATAATCACCACCACGCGGTCTTTGCTGGATTGAATGTATTTGTTGTAGAAATTCCGTTGCAAAGGCATGGAGGTGGAATGATCCGCTTTCTTAAGACCAATGTTCCAGTTATAGACACTTTTAGCCAGGAACTCATTGGTGTAGATATTCTCCACCAGATCCCGAATTTTTTCAAAATGGCTGTTCTCGTTCAGCTGATCGTAGTTATAGTAAAACTTCCGATACTGCTGATCGATCTGATAGTCGTTAGTAGTGTATTGCTTGATGATATCCTTTAGGTCATCTCGGCTTTGATAACTTGCTGCCGCTATGACAAAAGAAGCGCTTTCAAGCATGTGGTATTCGGACCGATACCGATCTCCAAAATGACTTTTGCGGCGATCCTTACAGATCTCAGAGATAGACTTGCCTGAAAGCTTAGCTCCAAGATCTTCACTTAGAAGTCGCTCGGTGATCCATTTAATGAAAACATGGTCAATGACCTCAAAAGTGTCGCATTGAATCAATGATTCTGGATTGTAGGACTCCAATATTGTCTTAGCCTGAAGATTTCTAGCCACATAATCAGACAATTCATCATATTGCTCTCGGTATAAGACGTTGTTCATCAAGCTATCAAGAAATGCGATAATGTTGCCGGATTTGTATGATACAAAGCTTTTCCATGCAGGGGGAAACTCACCCTGGAGATATCTTTGCGTATAGGTTACGAACATGGTCAGCACAAGCTTTTCCAGTGTAGGCTTTACATCGGTATAGCCAAACTGTTCTTCAGAAAGACGCCAGAAAGCTTCCAGGAGGCCATACTTTTCAAACTCTTCCAGGAATTTATTCTCATCAAGTTCTCCATCGGTCAGAACTACCCGGACAACCTCATCGTAAAATGCAATTCTCGTCTTGCAAAGAACGCTCATGAGAGCCACTTCGATGCTTTCCTTGGTAAAGTTCTCAAGTTCGAGATCATAGAACTTTTGAGTCCGATCCTTTGCACCGAAGAACTTGATATATTTTTGGATTACCGGTTTATACTTCTGGTCAATCCCAAGATCCACAGTTAGAAGTGACGCTCTGTCTGCAAAGAATTGTCTCGAGTAGAGGAGGATGTCTTCCAAATGGTTGTCCCTTACCTGAGGACGCGGAAAGGGGGCATAGATCAAGTAATTGTTTGTTCTATCAATCCGTTCTAAAAAGTGTTTGGTATAAAACTGATTGTCTTTTTCGAGATGATAGATCTTGGCGTTCGATAACTCCAATGAATCCACATCTTCAACAAATTCAGCCTTGTCATCGTACCAGAAGACAAGCTTGCGAGTGTCTCCAGCAAACTCATGATTGAGCTTATCTGTTATTTGTTTTAAATTCAGTTCCGCCATCCCAGACTCTCCTTTCGTCAAATTTTAGCAAGCACTTCAAGCTTCTTACCATCTCGATCGGTCTGAACTTTTTCGTAGTTGACTTTCACACCATCATCCAAATCAATAGAAGTACGAGCCAAAGCAAGATGAGCAATTTTCTCATCGTATTCTTTTGTCTCTTGAAGTTGCTTAATGAGCTTTTCTTTGCGTTTCGTTGCAGTTGCTAATTCACGGGCATCTTTACTGTTATCAATAGTGTCCTGCATTCTGGCAATCTCATTTTCATAAATTCGCTGCATCCTATGCAGATAATCTATACGGAGATTGCCAATGCTGTTTTCATCATAGCTATGCATATATACTAAAGCTTTGAACCCATTTTGTTTGCCACTATCAAAAAGCCAATAGATTGGTCTCTTCT is part of the Candidatus Cloacimonadota bacterium genome and encodes:
- the pglZ gene encoding BREX-1 system phosphatase PglZ type A, with amino-acid sequence MAELNLKQITDKLNHEFAGDTRKLVFWYDDKAEFVEDVDSLELSNAKIYHLEKDNQFYTKHFLERIDRTNNYLIYAPFPRPQVRDNHLEDILLYSRQFFADRASLLTVDLGIDQKYKPVIQKYIKFFGAKDRTQKFYDLELENFTKESIEVALMSVLCKTRIAFYDEVVRVVLTDGELDENKFLEEFEKYGLLEAFWRLSEEQFGYTDVKPTLEKLVLTMFVTYTQRYLQGEFPPAWKSFVSYKSGNIIAFLDSLMNNVLYREQYDELSDYVARNLQAKTILESYNPESLIQCDTFEVIDHVFIKWITERLLSEDLGAKLSGKSISEICKDRRKSHFGDRYRSEYHMLESASFVIAAASYQSRDDLKDIIKQYTTNDYQIDQQYRKFYYNYDQLNENSHFEKIRDLVENIYTNEFLAKSVYNWNIGLKKADHSTSMPLQRNFYNKYIQSSKDRVVVIISDAMRYEVGQSLFAKLEDDEKCTPKLESMMSVLPSNTRLGMGALLPHKSLELTRENKVLVDGMPCDSLKQREVILNSYTPNSRCIQFDDLKLMKKMELREVFTGMDIVYVYHNQIDARGDKLNTENEVFTACYEAVDEVFTMIKRISTNANTLHFIVTSDHGFIYKRDKIKETDKIIHVA